The genomic DNA TTACCTTTTGGTTTAGCACTTGTTAGCTATGTTTTATACACGTCTTAAGTTTGATTCTCAGTAAATTGTTGATATAACTAGAAAGAACAAAAGAGAGAATTAAGGTTACTATATACGGTGAAGCTTTAGACTTCGACAACATTGATAATCCTCTCTCTTTTACTACTTAGATCACGTTCAGTTCTGTGAGACCTTAGATCTCGTTTTCAAGTTGTTGTGAGCAGAAGTAGCCGGTTCTTTCGTAAAACATATCTTATGAATAAATATAAAGAAACTTTTGGAGTCGACATCAGTAAAGATGTCTTTGATGTACATGGTAGTAACAAAGGTCACGACCAGTATAAGAACGATGAAACTGGATTTAAGAAATTCCTTAAGGAACTGCCCAAATGTTCATTGGTCGTTATGGAAGCTACCGGTTATTATCATTATAGACTTGCCCAGTTTCTTTACAAAAATGGGGTAATAGTTTCAGTAGTAAACCCATTATCCGTAAAACGTTTCATTCAAATGAAACTGGCTAAAGTAAAAACGGATAAGAGCGATGCCAAGGCTATATGTGAATATGCACTGGTCAACGAGGTACCTATTTACAATGCCTTGACGGATATCCAGAGCGAATGCTTACAGTTGTTCCGGTTATTGGATATCTATTTAAAACAACGTACCGCGACCAAGAACAAGATACACGGAGAAGCTGTTCTGGGCATACCTTCAAAGTTTGTTTATCGTTCCTTGATACGTAATAAGAAACTGCTCAATAAAGAGGTAGCCGCTATCGAATCAAAGATTCTGTCATTGGTAAAAGAGGACCAACAGGAGCAATTGACTTTATTGATGTCAATACCCGGTATAGGTCAAAAGACTGCATTGTTCCTAATAGTGGTCACCGATGGGTTCAATAAGTTCGAAAATGCGGCACAGCTTTGTAGCTATGTAGGTATAACCCCAACGATACGGGAATCGGGGAGCAGTGTGAGAGGTCGTGCGCGAATAAGTAAGGTCGGCAATAGAAAACTTCGCAACCTATTATTTCTATGTTCTTTTAACGCTTGTAAGCACAATAGGGCATGCAGAGAGGTTTATGAGCGGATCGTGAACAGGGGAAAGAGCAAGAAACTGGCACTGATAGCCGTTGCC from Maribacter dokdonensis DSW-8 includes the following:
- a CDS encoding IS110 family transposase, with protein sequence MNKYKETFGVDISKDVFDVHGSNKGHDQYKNDETGFKKFLKELPKCSLVVMEATGYYHYRLAQFLYKNGVIVSVVNPLSVKRFIQMKLAKVKTDKSDAKAICEYALVNEVPIYNALTDIQSECLQLFRLLDIYLKQRTATKNKIHGEAVLGIPSKFVYRSLIRNKKLLNKEVAAIESKILSLVKEDQQEQLTLLMSIPGIGQKTALFLIVVTDGFNKFENAAQLCSYVGITPTIRESGSSVRGRARISKVGNRKLRNLLFLCSFNACKHNRACREVYERIVNRGKSKKLALIAVANKLLKQSFAIAKSGRPYDETYVSILPR